Proteins co-encoded in one Daphnia carinata strain CSIRO-1 chromosome 3, CSIRO_AGI_Dcar_HiC_V3, whole genome shotgun sequence genomic window:
- the LOC130688045 gene encoding paired box protein Pax-1-like: MGDTQISQYGEVNQLGGVFVNGRPLPNAVRLRIVELAQLGIRPCDISRQLRVSHGCVSKILARYHETGSILPGAIGGSKPRVTTPKVVGYIKDLKSKDPGIFAWEIRDRLLADGVCDKYNVPSVSSISRILRNKIGTMAHLTGVTSNITSIGNGVVHYDKHSHHHHPITTSGAASQTSSSVTALYNPLYPPYSTYGGVSVGVGVGIHHQSPIAATSIGHHMSPRNNPPLSPNRPSPAISWPSSHSVTDILGVGLNINVGLGFRPPQAPPMTIAAQSTPMCAGSDASNAHNYNYNYNYYMYLQSCNSAATGHQHGSSSSLMNSGHMMANGSGQSIVNSVHGITA, from the exons ATGG GCGATACGCAAATATCGCAATATGGCGAGGTGAATCAGCTCGGGGGAGTATTCGTAAATGGCCGGCCACTGCCTAATGCAGTTCGATTGCGCATAGTTGAATTGGCTCAACTTGGCATCCGTCCGTGCGACATATCACGCCAGCTAAGAGTCTCCCATGGATGTGTCTCGAAAATACTGGCTCGTTACCACGAAACGGGATCGATTTTACCAGGAGCCATTGGAGGATCTAAGCCGCGAGTCACTACCCCCAAG GTAGTGGGATACATTAAAGATCTGAAAAGTAAGGATCCTGGAATTTTTGCTTGGGAAATCCGCGATCGACTTCTAGCCGATGGAGTTTGCGACAAGTATAATGTTCCTTCAGTCAGCTCTATTTCTCGGATACTCCGCAACAAAATTGGAACTATGGCTCATCTGACAG GTGTAACGTCTAACATTACTTCAATAGGAAATGGAGTTGTGCATTACGACAAGCAcagccaccaccaccatccgATCACAACGTCTGGTGCTGCTAGTCAGACATCGTCTTCCGTGACGGCTTTATACAACCCTTTGTACCCACCTTATTCCACTTACGGCGGAGTTAGTGTCGGGGTCGGTGTCGGCATTCATCATCAGTCGCCGATCGCAGCGACAAGTATCGGACATCACATGTCACCGCGTAACAATCCACCTCTATCGCCAAATCGCCCATCTCCGGCCATATCGTGGCCTAGTTCTCACAGCGTCACAGACATCCTTGGTGTCGGTCTCAATATAAATGTCGGACTGGGATTCCGACCCCCCCAAGCACCACCTATGACCATCGCTGCACAATCAACTCCCATGTGTGCTGGTTCGGATGCATCGAATGCGCACAACTACAACTACAATTACAATTACTACATGTACCTTCAGTCGTGTAATTCTGCGGCGACAGGCCATCAGCATGGATCCTCTAGTTCTTTGATGAACTCGGGTCACATGATGGCTAACGGTTCCGGACAATCCATTGTCAACAGTGTCCATGGCATCACGGCCTAG